In Lycium ferocissimum isolate CSIRO_LF1 chromosome 11, AGI_CSIRO_Lferr_CH_V1, whole genome shotgun sequence, a single genomic region encodes these proteins:
- the LOC132038417 gene encoding uncharacterized mitochondrial protein AtMg00810-like, whose product MKDLGELKYFLGIEFARSKQGILMHQRKYAHELISETGMSASKPAITPIDIHMKFTTKEYDNLINSQDSSKSSTPDQSSKSSIDDPLTDQGAYQRLVGKLLYLTITRLDISYGVQTLSQFLQQPKKSHMEAALRIVRYIKGQPDQGILLSSDQNTTITAFCDAD is encoded by the coding sequence ATGAAAGACTTAGGTGAACTCAAATACTTCCTAGGAATTGAGTTTGCAAGGTCAAAACAAGGCATACTCATGCATCAAAGGAAATATGCACATGAACTCATCTCTGAGACTGGGATGAGTGCTTCAAAACCAGCTATAACACCTATTGACATTCACATGAAGTTTACAACAAAGGAATATGACAATCTGATTAACAGTCAAGATAGTTCAAAGTCAAGCACACCTGATCAAAGTTCAAAGTCAAGTATAGATGATCCTTTGACTGATCAAGGGGCATATCAAAggttggtaggaaaactatTATATTTAACCATAACCAGGCTTGATATTTCTTATGGGGTACAAACCTTGAGTCAGTTTCTACAACAGCCTAAGAAAAGTCATATGGAAGCAGCATTAAGAATAGTAAGATACATAAAGGGTCAACCTGACCAAGGGATTTTACTGTCAAGTGATCAAAACACTACTATTACTGCATTTTGTGATGCAGACTGA